The Desulfuromonas versatilis genome has a segment encoding these proteins:
- the tatC gene encoding twin-arginine translocase subunit TatC, with protein sequence MAVNSDQERALAQQPALGDRQRPAEVEEQMPLTTHLEELRKRLIIAGGSWLAAFFASYGFAEPMFRWVAGPVRAALPAQGSLVFLTATEPFFTYLKLAALAGLLAALPVILWQLWLFVAPGLYAHEKRLGLTFVVSGCCCFGAGAYFGFRYVFPTIFAVLIRFGLGAGGVTPMLSMDAYLGLAIKMLLAFGVVFELPVVISLLARMGVVDPPWLRRNRKYMLIVAFVFGALVTPGPDVISQCSVAIPFVLLYEVGILGARIFGRTRQVPGAGSAGPEQASIATGA encoded by the coding sequence ATGGCGGTAAATTCAGATCAAGAACGAGCACTGGCGCAGCAGCCCGCCCTTGGCGATCGGCAAAGGCCGGCCGAGGTCGAGGAGCAGATGCCCTTGACCACGCACCTCGAAGAGCTGCGCAAGCGGCTGATCATCGCCGGGGGCAGCTGGCTGGCGGCTTTTTTCGCCAGCTACGGTTTCGCCGAGCCGATGTTCCGCTGGGTGGCCGGGCCGGTGCGGGCGGCCTTGCCCGCGCAGGGTTCGCTGGTGTTTCTCACCGCCACCGAGCCCTTCTTCACCTACCTGAAGCTCGCCGCCCTCGCCGGACTGCTCGCGGCGTTGCCGGTGATCCTCTGGCAGCTCTGGCTGTTCGTGGCCCCCGGGCTCTACGCCCACGAAAAACGCCTCGGCCTGACCTTCGTCGTCTCGGGCTGCTGCTGTTTCGGCGCCGGCGCCTATTTCGGCTTCAGGTACGTCTTCCCCACCATCTTCGCCGTGCTGATCCGCTTTGGCCTGGGGGCCGGCGGGGTGACCCCGATGCTCTCCATGGACGCCTATCTCGGGTTGGCGATCAAGATGCTGCTGGCCTTCGGCGTGGTCTTCGAGCTGCCGGTGGTGATTTCCCTGCTGGCCCGCATGGGAGTGGTCGATCCCCCCTGGCTGCGCCGCAACCGCAAGTACATGCTCATCGTCGCTTTCGTCTTCGGCGCCCTGGTCACGCCCGGGCCCGATGTCATCTCCCAGTGCTCGGTGGCGATCCCCTTCGTGCTGCTCTACGAGGTGGGGATTCTCGGGGCCCGGATCTTCGGCAGAACCAGGCAGGTTCCCGGTGCCGGGTCCGCCGGCCCGGAACAGGCCAGCATCGCTACAGGGGCCTGA